One Ricinus communis isolate WT05 ecotype wild-type chromosome 7, ASM1957865v1, whole genome shotgun sequence genomic region harbors:
- the LOC8260966 gene encoding probable mannitol dehydrogenase, with the protein MAAKLPEEEHPKQAFGWAARDESGVLSPFKFSRRETGGNDVSFKVLYCGMCHSDVHNIKNEWGIAVYPMVPGHEIVGVVTEVGSKVEKFKVGDKVGVGCMVGSCRSCDNCSNNLENYCPEMVLTYGAKYHDGTITYGGYSDNMVADEQFVVRIPDNLPLDAAAPLLCAGITVYSPLRYYGLDKPGLHVGVVGLGGLGHMAVKFAKAMGAKVTVISTSPKKKQEAIERLGADSFLVGRDQDQITAAMSTMDGIIDAVSAMHPLLPLIGLLKPHGKMVLVGAPEKPLELPAFPLLMGRKLVGGSAIGGMKETQEMMNFAAKHGITADIEVIPIDYVNTAMERMLKSDVKYRFVIDIANTMKLDL; encoded by the exons ATGGCAGCAAAATTGCCAGAGGAAGAGCACCCAAAACAAGCCTTTGGATGGGCTGCAAGAGACGAATCTGGTGTCCTCTCTCCCTTCAAATTCTCTCGGAG GGAAACAGGGGGAAACGATGTTTCCTTTAAAGTCCTGTACTGCGGGATGTGTCACTCTGATGTTCACAATATCAAGAACGAGTGGGGCATTGCTGTATACCCCATGGTCCCTGG GCATGAGATTGTGGGAGTTGTGACAGAGGTAGGGAGCAAGGTAGAAAAATTCAAGGTTGGTGACAAAGTTGGTGTGGGCTGCATGGTCGGATCTTGCCGCTCTTGCGATAATTGCAGCAACAATCTTGAGAATTACTGCCCAGAAATGGTACTCACATATGGTGCCAAGTACCACGATGGAACCATCACTTATGGAGGCTACTCGGACAACATGGTCGCTGATGAGCAGTTCGTGGTCCGTATCCCGGATAATCTGCCTCTTGATGCTGCTGCTCCTCTCCTCTGCGCTGGTATTACAGTGTATAGCCCCTTGAGATACTACGGACTTGACAAACCTGGTTTGCATGTTGGCGTGGTTGGCCTTGGTGGGCTTGGCCATATGGCTGTGAAATTTGCAAAGGCCATGGGGGCTAAGGTGACTGTGATCAGCACTTCTCCTAAAAAGAAACAGGAGGCTATTGAGCGTCTGGGTGCTGATTCATTCCTAGTCGGCCGTGACCAGGATCAAATAACG GCTGCAATGAGCACGATGGATGGGATTATTGATGCAGTATCTGCAATGCACCCTCTCTTGCCTTTGATCGGTTTACTGAAGCCTCATGGAAAGATGGTACTGGTTGGTGCTCCAGAGAAGCCACTTGAGCTACCAGCTTTTCCTTTGCTCATGG gGAGGAAGCTAGTGGGTGGTAGTGCCATTGGAGGAATGAAGGAGACACAAGAAATGATGAATTTTGCAGCAAAACATGGCATAACAGCTGACATTGAAGTTATCCCAATTGATTATGTGAACACTGCTATGGAGCGCATGTTGAAATCTGATGTTAAATATCGATTTGTCATCGACATTGCCAACACTATGAAGCTTGACCTTTGA